A window of Bradyrhizobium sp. AZCC 1719 genomic DNA:
TCATGAAAAGTGTCTCGGGTTACGGTGGAAATCTGGAGTCTTCTAGTTGAGCATGATCTTTTCGGAAAACCGGTGCCCACTTTTCCGGATCATGCTCTAGCTTTTACGCGGTTGCGCTGATCGGCGCCAGACTGGGCGGACCGGCTTCGCGCTGCTGCAGGCGGAAGAAGGAGGCATAGCGCCCGCCGCGGCGCAGCAAATCGTCATGCTGGCCGCGTTCGACGATCTCGCCGGCCTCGACCACCAGGATGGCATCGGCATGCATGATGGTGTGCAGGCGGTGGGCGATCACGATGGTGGTGCGGTTCTGGCAAAGATGCTCGATCGCCTCCTGCACGGCTTTCTCGGATTCGGAATCGAGCGCTGCGGTCGCCTCATCCAGCAGGATGATCGGCGCGTTCTTGATCAGCGCCCGGGCCACTGCGATGCGCTGGCGCTGGCCGCCGGATAGCTGCGTGCCGTGCTCGCCGACCGGCGTGTCGTAGCCGAGCGGAAAGCCCATGATGAAATCGTGCGCGCAGGCCGCCTTCGCGGCCGCCACGATCTCGTCCTGGCTGGCGCCTTCCTTGCCGAAGGCGATGTTGGCGCCGATGGTGTCGCGGAACAGATAGACGTCCTGGCCGACATAGGCGGTCTGCCGCCGCAGCGATTGCCGCGACACGCTGGAAATGTTCTGGCCGTCGACCAGGATTTCGCCTTGGTTCACCTCGTAGAGCCGCAGCAGCAGCGCGAGCACGGTGGACTTGCCGCCGCCGGAAGGGCCGACGAGCGCGGTGGTCTTGCCGGGCTCGGCGACGAAGCTCATGCGATTGAGGACCGGCTCGCCTGGCCGGTAGCCGAAGGTCACGTCGCGGAACTCGACCCGCGCGTCAGTGAGTTTCAGCGTCGGCTTGTCACTGTCGTCAGGCTCGCTCGGTGGGGTGTCGACGATTTCGAGCAGCTTGCGCGCGCCGATCAGGTTGCTGTTGAGCTCGATGTTGAGCCGCGCCAGCCGCTTGGCCGGCTCATAGGCCAATAGGAACGCGGTCAGGAATGAAAAGAACTGGCCGGGCGAAGCGCCCATCGCGACCACGCGATAGCCGCCATACATCAGGCCGCCCGCGATCGCGAAGCCGCCGAGGGTTTCCATCAATGGGCTGGAGCGGTTGGAAACGCGCGCCATCTTGTTGGCGTTGCGCTCGACCGCGGCGATACTGGCGTCGATCCGTTCGCGCATCGCCTGTTCGAGCGTAAAGGCTTTCACGGTGCGGATGCCCTGCAGCGATTCCTGCATCGTCTCCATGATGTCGGCGGTGCCGGAGAACTGGTTGTGTGCAAGACCCTTGATGCGCTTCACCAGCTTGCGCAGCACGATCATCGCCGGCGGCGCCACCGCAAAACCGAGCAGCGCCATCAGGGGATCGGTCATCACCATGACGACAACGAGCGCGATCAGCGACAGCAGATCGCGGCCGATGGCGTTGATCAGGAGATTGAGCACCTGCGTCACCGCGGTGGCGCCAGCAGTGAGCCGCGCCAGGAATTCCGATGAATGCCGCTCGGAGAAGAACGCGATGTTTTCGCTCATCAGCTTGGCAAACAGCCGGCGCTGGTTATTTGCGAGGATCGCATTGCCGATCTGCGACAGGATCACGGTGTGCCCGTAGGTCGCCGCACCCTTGATCGTAAAGATGACGACGGTGACCAGCGACAAGAGCGCAATCCCGCGCACATCCTTGTCGACATAGGCCTTGTTGATGACCTCGCCGAGCAGGTAGGCGGAACCCGCGGTTGTCACCGCCGCTAATCCCATCAGCGAAAAGGCGAGCAGATAGCGCCGCCAGTAGGCGAGCCCCTGTTCAGCGACGAGGCGCCGAATCAGGATCGCCGCACCATATGGGTCGTCGGTGATTTTCTTCGGAGTTTCTGTAGGAAGTTCGGTCATCCGCGTTCCATTGACGGCGCCTGGATAGCCCGGCGCGTCAGGGCTGCTGCGATGCCTCCTTGCCTGCGAAAGCGAGCTTTTTCAAGCCCAATAAGCGCTTGGTTTCAGGCCGATTCCGCGTGCTGCGGAAGGCCGCCGCGTTCGCTGAACAACCTCTTTTCCCAGGTCAGCGCGTGGCCGGCGATGGTTTCGAGATTGTCGAATTGCGGCGTCCACTCCAGCGTTGAGCGAATGCGGCTGGTATCGGCAACCATGGTCACGATGTCGCCGGGCCGGCGTGGCGCATATTGAACCGCGAAATTGCGCATCGAGACGCGGCGGACGGCCTCGATGGTTTCCAGCACCGAGTAGCCGCGGCCGTAGCCGCAGTTCAGCGTGATGGAGCTTCCGCCGCCTCGCAGGTACGACAGCGCGGCGCGATGGGCTTCCGCGAGATCGCTGACATGGATGAAATCGCGGATGCAGCTTCCGTCCGGCGTCGGGTAGTCGGTTCCGTACACGTCGACCTTGGCGCGCTGCCCGGTGGCGGCTTCGACCGCAATCTTGAGCAGATGCGTCGCGCCGACGGTCGAGAGGCCGCAACGGCCGTTCGGATCGGCGCCGGCGACGTTGAAATAGCGCAACACGACATACTGCATGTCGTGCGCACTGGCGACGTCATGCAGCATGATTTCGGTCATCAGCTTGGAGGAGCCGTAAGGCGACATCGGCCGCGTCGGCGCCTGTTCCGGCACCGGCACCTGGTCCGGATTGCCGTACACGGCAGCCGTCGACGAAAAGATGAAGCGGCCGACTCCGCCCTTCACCGCTGAGTTCAAGAGGCTGCGGGTCGTCATGGTGTTGTTGCGGTAATAGCCGAGCGGATCCCGCATCGAATCCGGCACTACAACGGAGCCCGCGAAATGAATGATGCTCTCGACGCGGTGCTGGGCGATCACGCCCTCGACGAGGTTTTCGTCGCCGGCGTCGCCGATGAACAGCGGCACGGGGCGGGGCAAAAGTGAGGAAAATCCGGTGGACAGGTTGTCGATCACGACGACGCTTTCGCCGGCGTCCACCAGCGCATGAACCGTATGACTTCCGATATAGCCGGCACCACCGGTGACGAGCACGGTCATGGGTCACCTCTCCCGATTTATTTGCGGGCGATGCTAGGGGGCTCGCGGTGAAGAGGGGGTTTCGGCACAGGCCGAACTGGCCACTATGCTTAATGTTGCGTATAGGAACTGGCCGAAACGGAGCCGGACGTGCCGATCGAGAACAATTTGGCCAGTGATCTGCAACTGATCGTGCCGAATCTGCACAGGCGCTATTCGGGCGTCACGGCGACCAACCGGATGGTGGCGCCGAAGCTTGCGCAGATGTTCCGCGCAGCATGGCTCGGGCCACACGCGCCCGACGGCATCGCGCGGATGGGTTTTGCGGATCTGTTAAAACTCTGGCGGCATCGCAACTCCCTGATCTGGCACGCGCGACGCAACGACGAGATGATTGTCGGCGTCTTGCTGCGTGCGCTCGGCTGGCCGCTGAAACTGGTCTTCACCTCGGCGGCGCAGCGGCATCACACCTGGCTGACGCGCTGGCTGATCCGGCAGATGGATGCCGTGATCGCGACCTCCGAATTGTCGGCGTCGTTCCTCAAGCGCGAGGCGACGGTGGTGATGCACGGCGTCGATACGATGCGCTATGCGCCGCCGGCCGACCGCGCGGCGGCGTTTGCCGAGGCGAACCTGCCGGGACATTACGCGATCGGCTGCTTCGGCCGGGTGCGCGCGCAAAAAGGCACGGATGTTTTTGTCGAGGCGATGTGCCGGCTGTTGCCGCACTATCCCGATTTCACCGCTGTCATCGTCGGCGCGGTCGTGCCAGAGCAGCAGGGTTTTGCCGACGGCTTGAAACGGCAGATCGAGGTGGCCGGGCTGCAATCGCGCATCGTCATCACGGGCGAGCTCGAAATCGAGGAAGTGCAGCGCTGGTATCCGCGGCTGACGATCTACGCCTTCACCTCGCGCAACGAAGGCTTTGGCCTGACGCTGATCGAGGCGATGGCGGCAGGTGCGGCGCTGGTGGCGGCGCGGGCAGGCGCAGCCGAATTCGTGGTTGAGGATGGCGTGACCGGCGTGCTGACGCCGCCGGGCGACGTCAATGCGCTGGTTGCCGCATTGGAGCCGCTGATGCGCGATCCGGTCTCGGCGCATGCGATGGGCGAACGCGCGCGTGCGCGTGTGCTGCAAAAGTTCAGCCTCGATGCCGAGGCGAATGCGATCGCCGCGGTCTATCGGACGCTCGGCTGACCGACCAGCAGGCGATGCGCGACATCGGCCACGTAGGTGGGGTCGATGTCGCGCATGCAGCGATGGTCGTTCATGGTGCAGACGGTGCGTTGGCAGGGCTGGCAGGGCAGCACGGCCTTGGTCTGAACAACAGTGGCGGCGAGGCCGTTCAGCGGCGCCCAGAGATAGGGGCTGGTGGGCCCGAAAATGCCCATGGTCGGCGTGCCGATCGCGGCCGCGATGTGCATCAGGCCGGAGTCGTTCGAGATGGCGACGCCGGCGGCTGCCATCGCCAGAATACCGTTGCGCAGGTCGGTGCCGGTGAGGTCGCGGACTTTGTCGCCGCCGGCGGTAACGATGTCCTGCGCCAGCCCCTTCTCGCCGGGACCGCCGACCACCCAGACGTCGAGCCCGCGTTCGATCAACAGCCGCGCGACTTGCGGATAATAGGTCCATCGCTTTGACGCGCCGACTGAGCCCGGCGCCAGCGCCACCGCAGGTCTGGTGCCGAGCCCGTTGGCCTGCCGCCAGCGGGCGATTTCCTCCTGCGGAACCACGAGCTGCGGCACTGGCCATTCCGGCGGCAGCGGCGCGCTGTCGGGCAGCGCCAGCGCGGCATTCTTGTCGATGAAGCGGGGCAGGGCCTTTTCGCCCCAGCGCATCCGGTTGATCAGCCCGAATCGCGCTTCGCCGAAAAAGCCGACACGCTCGGGGATCCCGGCCAGCGCGGGCGCAATCGCCGCCTTCCAGGTGCGGGGCAGGACGAGGGCGGTTCCATAGCCGCGGGCGCGCAGTTCGGTGGCGAGGCCCCGCTGCTTGGCCAGCGCAAGCCGGCTGCGCGGCAGGTTCCAGACGATGCCCGCCCGGACGCCGGGCATATAGTCGACCAGCGGTGCGCAAAGGGGGGTCACCAGGAGGTCGACCGGGCGGTTCGGCCAGCGCTGCTTCAACACCCGCACCACCGTATGGCCGCGGACGAAGTCGCCAATCCACATATAGGGAACGATCAGAATAGGCCTGGTGTCGGCGCTATCTTCCATTTCGATCCCATTTGGTGAATTAAAATTCATATCTTGGCTGTTTCGCCGCTAACCGATTGCCGGCCCGTCGGTAACCGCTCCAAGGCGACACGTAAAGCCGGTCGATTCGGTGTTGGATTCGCCGAGGAGCAAAGTTGCCTGCCGCGCGGGAGTGAGGCAAAGCTTTCGCCCGAACAATCATGGCAGGGGATGGCATGTTGCTGGTGACCGGGGGCGCCGGTTTTATCGGGTCGAACGTCGTGGCTGCGTTGAATGACGCCGGCCGGGACGTCGTCGTGTGCGACGTGCTCGGCCATGATGGCAAATGGCGCAATCTGGCCAAACGCCGGCTGGCCGATTTTGTACCGCCTTCGGAACTGATGGACTGGTTGAAGGGTCGCCGGCTGGAAGCCATCATTCATCTCGGCGCCATTTCCGAGACCACGGCGACAGACGGCGACCTGGTGATCGAGACCAATTTCCGCCTGTCGATGCGGTTGCTCGACTGGTGCACGGCCAACGCCACGCCGCTGATCTACGCGTCCTCGGCCGCGACCTATGGCGACGGCGAGCAGGGGTTTGGCGACGACCAGTCAATGGACGCGCTGAAGCGGCTGCGGCCGATGAACCTCTATGGCTGGAGCAAGCATTTGTTCGACATGGCGGTCGCCGAACGCTCAGCGCGCGGCGAACGGCTGCCGCCGCAATGGGCGGGATTGAAGTTCTTCAACGTGTTCGGCCCCAACGAATATCACAAGGGCACGATGATGAGCGTGCTGGCGCGGCGCTTCGACGACATCAAGGCGGGCCGTCCGGTGCAATTGTTCAAGTCGCATCGGGAAGGGATCGCCGACGGGGACCAGCGGCGCGACTTCATCTATGTCGACGACGTCGTGCGCGTCACGATGTGGCTGCTCTCGACGCCTGATGTCAGCGGCATCTTCAACGTCGGAACCGGCACGGCCCGCAGCTTTCGCGATCTGATGCTGTCGGCCTATGCCGCGCTCGGCATCGCACCGAACATCCAGTATATCGACATGCCCGAGCAGATCCGCGGTAGCTATCAATACTTCACCCAGAGCGAAGTCGATCGGCTGCTGAACGCCGGGTATAATGGCGGCTTCACTGCGCTCGAAGACGCGGTCGAGACCTATGTGAAGGTTTTTCTCGACCGTCCCGATCGCTTTCGCTGATGGGCACCAGGTAGACAGATGTTCGATTTTGAAGCGCTGAGCCAGGCGATCCCAAATCAGACCGTGCTCTGCGTCGGCGATCTCATGCTCGACGAGTTCGTCTATGGCGATGTATCCCGTGTTTCGCCGGAAGCACCGGCGCCCGTTATCGCGGTCCAGCGTAGCGAGACCAATGTCGGCGGTGCCGGCAATGTCGCGCGCAACATTGCGTCTCTCGGCGCGCGCTGCATCTTTGCCGGCCTGATCGGCGAAGACGAGGCGGGTGCGAAGCTGAAGGCCGATCTGGCGCGGGAAAGCCTGATAGAGGCCGTGCTGGTATCCGATCCCTCCCGCCCGACCACGCGCAAGGTGCGCTTCGTCTCCGAGCATTTTTCCACCCACATGCTGCGCGCGGATTGGGAGCAGGCCGTGCCGGCCTCGGCCGATGTCGAGCAGCGGCTGATCGGTGCGATCCTGCCGCTGGTCGCGCGCGCTGACATCGTGCTGCTGTCTGACTACGCCAAGGGCGTGCTGACGGCGCGCGTCATCCGCAACATCATTGACGCCGCGAAGAAGCTTGGCAAGCGCGTGATCGTCGATCCCAAGAGCGTCAATTTCGCGATCTATCGCGGGGCCACGCTGCTGACTCCCAACCGCAAGGAGTTTGCCGAAGCCACCCGCAGCCGCGCCGACACCGACCAGAACATTGCCGAGGCGGCGCAGGACGCGATGTACCTTGCCGACTGTGAGGCCATGCTGGTGACGCAAAGCGAACACGGCATGACGCTGGTGGTTCGCGGCGGCGAAGCGATCCATGTGCCGGCGCTGCCGGTCAAGGTACGCGACGTCTCGGGCGCGGGTGACACGGTTGCCGCGGTGCTGGCGCTGACGCTTGCGGCCCAAGCCGATTGGGAGACGGCGCTCAGGATGGCGAACGCCGCGGCCGCGGTCGCGGTCGGCAAGAAGGGCACCGCTACCGTGACGCCCGCGGAGCTGCGGCGGAAAATCCTGCCGCATGCGTCGCTGGCGGCCGAAGAGAAGATCGTGCCGGCAGGCGGCGATCTCGCCGTGCATCTGGCGGAGTGGCGCCGGCAGGGGCTGCGCATCGGCTTCACCAATGGCTGCTTCGATATTCTGCATCCCGGTCACGTCAAGGTGCTGACGGCGGCGCGCGGCGCCTGCGACCGCCTGATCGTCGGCCTCAACAGCGATGCCTCGGTGAAACGATTGAAGGGCGAGGGACGCCCGGTGCAGGATGAGCGGGCGCGCGCCGAAGTGCTGGCAGCGCTGGAGGCGGTCGATCTCGTCGCGATTTTCGCGGAGGACACGCCGATCGACCTGATCACGCGGGTGAGGCCGAGCGTGCTGGTCAAGGGCGGCGATTATACGCGCGAGCAGGTCGTCGGCCACGAGATCGTCGAGGCTACCGGCGGCGAGGTCGTGCTCGTCGATATCCTGCCGGGCCACAGCACGACGTCGCTGGTTGGCCGCGCCCGGGGAGGCAAGGCGTGAGCGCGAACGCAGCTTCGTCGCCGATCGCCAAGGCGCTGCCGATCTGGCGCGATCCGGCCGCATGGATGAAGGTGAGCGACGTCGTCGCGGTCCTGCTTGCGCTGTCGCTGCCATGGTCGACTTCGCTGGTCGGTATTTTCGGCGCTGTGCTTCTGGTCACGG
This region includes:
- a CDS encoding ABC transporter ATP-binding protein encodes the protein MTELPTETPKKITDDPYGAAILIRRLVAEQGLAYWRRYLLAFSLMGLAAVTTAGSAYLLGEVINKAYVDKDVRGIALLSLVTVVIFTIKGAATYGHTVILSQIGNAILANNQRRLFAKLMSENIAFFSERHSSEFLARLTAGATAVTQVLNLLINAIGRDLLSLIALVVVMVMTDPLMALLGFAVAPPAMIVLRKLVKRIKGLAHNQFSGTADIMETMQESLQGIRTVKAFTLEQAMRERIDASIAAVERNANKMARVSNRSSPLMETLGGFAIAGGLMYGGYRVVAMGASPGQFFSFLTAFLLAYEPAKRLARLNIELNSNLIGARKLLEIVDTPPSEPDDSDKPTLKLTDARVEFRDVTFGYRPGEPVLNRMSFVAEPGKTTALVGPSGGGKSTVLALLLRLYEVNQGEILVDGQNISSVSRQSLRRQTAYVGQDVYLFRDTIGANIAFGKEGASQDEIVAAAKAACAHDFIMGFPLGYDTPVGEHGTQLSGGQRQRIAVARALIKNAPIILLDEATAALDSESEKAVQEAIEHLCQNRTTIVIAHRLHTIMHADAILVVEAGEIVERGQHDDLLRRGGRYASFFRLQQREAGPPSLAPISATA
- a CDS encoding glycosyltransferase family 4 protein, with translation MPIENNLASDLQLIVPNLHRRYSGVTATNRMVAPKLAQMFRAAWLGPHAPDGIARMGFADLLKLWRHRNSLIWHARRNDEMIVGVLLRALGWPLKLVFTSAAQRHHTWLTRWLIRQMDAVIATSELSASFLKREATVVMHGVDTMRYAPPADRAAAFAEANLPGHYAIGCFGRVRAQKGTDVFVEAMCRLLPHYPDFTAVIVGAVVPEQQGFADGLKRQIEVAGLQSRIVITGELEIEEVQRWYPRLTIYAFTSRNEGFGLTLIEAMAAGAALVAARAGAAEFVVEDGVTGVLTPPGDVNALVAALEPLMRDPVSAHAMGERARARVLQKFSLDAEANAIAAVYRTLG
- the rfaE1 gene encoding D-glycero-beta-D-manno-heptose-7-phosphate kinase gives rise to the protein MFDFEALSQAIPNQTVLCVGDLMLDEFVYGDVSRVSPEAPAPVIAVQRSETNVGGAGNVARNIASLGARCIFAGLIGEDEAGAKLKADLARESLIEAVLVSDPSRPTTRKVRFVSEHFSTHMLRADWEQAVPASADVEQRLIGAILPLVARADIVLLSDYAKGVLTARVIRNIIDAAKKLGKRVIVDPKSVNFAIYRGATLLTPNRKEFAEATRSRADTDQNIAEAAQDAMYLADCEAMLVTQSEHGMTLVVRGGEAIHVPALPVKVRDVSGAGDTVAAVLALTLAAQADWETALRMANAAAAVAVGKKGTATVTPAELRRKILPHASLAAEEKIVPAGGDLAVHLAEWRRQGLRIGFTNGCFDILHPGHVKVLTAARGACDRLIVGLNSDASVKRLKGEGRPVQDERARAEVLAALEAVDLVAIFAEDTPIDLITRVRPSVLVKGGDYTREQVVGHEIVEATGGEVVLVDILPGHSTTSLVGRARGGKA
- the galE gene encoding UDP-glucose 4-epimerase GalE, with amino-acid sequence MTVLVTGGAGYIGSHTVHALVDAGESVVVIDNLSTGFSSLLPRPVPLFIGDAGDENLVEGVIAQHRVESIIHFAGSVVVPDSMRDPLGYYRNNTMTTRSLLNSAVKGGVGRFIFSSTAAVYGNPDQVPVPEQAPTRPMSPYGSSKLMTEIMLHDVASAHDMQYVVLRYFNVAGADPNGRCGLSTVGATHLLKIAVEAATGQRAKVDVYGTDYPTPDGSCIRDFIHVSDLAEAHRAALSYLRGGGSSITLNCGYGRGYSVLETIEAVRRVSMRNFAVQYAPRRPGDIVTMVADTSRIRSTLEWTPQFDNLETIAGHALTWEKRLFSERGGLPQHAESA
- the waaF gene encoding lipopolysaccharide heptosyltransferase II translates to MNFNSPNGIEMEDSADTRPILIVPYMWIGDFVRGHTVVRVLKQRWPNRPVDLLVTPLCAPLVDYMPGVRAGIVWNLPRSRLALAKQRGLATELRARGYGTALVLPRTWKAAIAPALAGIPERVGFFGEARFGLINRMRWGEKALPRFIDKNAALALPDSAPLPPEWPVPQLVVPQEEIARWRQANGLGTRPAVALAPGSVGASKRWTYYPQVARLLIERGLDVWVVGGPGEKGLAQDIVTAGGDKVRDLTGTDLRNGILAMAAAGVAISNDSGLMHIAAAIGTPTMGIFGPTSPYLWAPLNGLAATVVQTKAVLPCQPCQRTVCTMNDHRCMRDIDPTYVADVAHRLLVGQPSVR
- the rfaD gene encoding ADP-glyceromanno-heptose 6-epimerase, translated to MLLVTGGAGFIGSNVVAALNDAGRDVVVCDVLGHDGKWRNLAKRRLADFVPPSELMDWLKGRRLEAIIHLGAISETTATDGDLVIETNFRLSMRLLDWCTANATPLIYASSAATYGDGEQGFGDDQSMDALKRLRPMNLYGWSKHLFDMAVAERSARGERLPPQWAGLKFFNVFGPNEYHKGTMMSVLARRFDDIKAGRPVQLFKSHREGIADGDQRRDFIYVDDVVRVTMWLLSTPDVSGIFNVGTGTARSFRDLMLSAYAALGIAPNIQYIDMPEQIRGSYQYFTQSEVDRLLNAGYNGGFTALEDAVETYVKVFLDRPDRFR